In a genomic window of Streptomyces noursei ATCC 11455:
- a CDS encoding MarC family protein, whose protein sequence is MFDVAVFSTLFVTLFVIMDPPGITPIFLALTSGRPAKVQRRMAWQAATVAFCVIAVFGLFGKQILGRLHISTPALMIAGGLLLLLVALDLLTGKSEEPTQTKDVNVALVPLGMPLLAGPGAIVSVILAVQHAQGVASQVAVWSAIAAIHVVLYLVMRFSLVIIRVIKDGGVVLVTRLAGMMLSALAVQQIINGVTQVIQGS, encoded by the coding sequence GTGTTCGACGTCGCCGTCTTCAGTACCCTCTTTGTCACGCTGTTTGTGATCATGGATCCCCCGGGAATCACCCCGATCTTCCTCGCCCTGACCTCTGGCCGGCCGGCCAAGGTGCAGCGCCGGATGGCCTGGCAGGCCGCCACCGTCGCGTTCTGCGTGATCGCCGTCTTCGGCCTCTTCGGCAAGCAGATCCTGGGGCGCCTGCACATCTCCACGCCCGCGCTGATGATCGCCGGCGGGCTGCTGCTCCTGCTGGTGGCGCTGGACCTGCTGACCGGCAAGTCCGAGGAGCCGACCCAGACCAAGGACGTCAATGTGGCGCTGGTGCCGCTGGGCATGCCGCTGCTGGCCGGGCCGGGCGCCATCGTCTCGGTGATCCTCGCGGTGCAGCACGCGCAGGGCGTCGCGTCCCAGGTCGCGGTGTGGTCGGCGATCGCGGCGATCCATGTGGTGCTCTACCTGGTGATGCGGTTCTCGCTGGTGATCATCCGCGTGATCAAGGACGGCGGGGTGGTCCTGGTGACGCGACTGGCCGGCATGATGCTCTCCGCGCTCGCCGTGCAGCAGATCATCAACGGTGTGACGCAGGTGATCCAAGGGTCCTGA
- a CDS encoding PHP domain-containing protein translates to MRIDLHTHSTASDGTDTPAELVRNAAAAGLDVVALTDHDTVGGHAEARAALPEGLTLVTGAELSCRLDGVSLHMLAYLFDPDEPELARERELVRDDRVPRARAMVGKLRELGVPVTWEQVARIAGDGAVGRPHIATALVELGVVGSVSDAFTSEWLANDGRAYVEKHELDPFDAIRLVKAAGGVTVFAHPLAVKRGSCVPQSAIAELAAAGLDGIEVDHMDHDDATRARLRGLAADLGLLTTGSSDYHGSRKTCRLGDYTTDPEVYGEIVRRSTGAFPVPGAGG, encoded by the coding sequence GTGCGTATCGATCTGCACACCCACTCCACGGCCTCGGACGGCACGGACACCCCCGCCGAGCTGGTGCGCAATGCCGCGGCCGCCGGGCTGGACGTCGTCGCGCTGACCGACCACGACACCGTCGGCGGGCACGCCGAGGCGCGCGCCGCGCTGCCCGAGGGGCTGACGCTGGTCACCGGAGCCGAGCTGTCCTGCCGGCTCGACGGGGTCAGTCTGCACATGCTCGCCTACCTCTTCGACCCCGACGAGCCGGAACTCGCCCGCGAGCGGGAGCTGGTCCGTGACGACCGGGTGCCGCGCGCCCGGGCCATGGTCGGCAAGCTGCGCGAGCTGGGCGTCCCGGTCACCTGGGAACAGGTGGCGCGGATCGCCGGCGACGGCGCCGTCGGACGGCCGCACATCGCCACCGCCCTGGTCGAGCTGGGCGTGGTCGGCTCGGTCTCCGACGCCTTCACCTCCGAGTGGCTCGCCAACGACGGCCGGGCCTACGTCGAGAAGCACGAGCTCGACCCGTTCGACGCGATCCGGCTGGTCAAGGCGGCCGGCGGGGTCACGGTCTTCGCGCACCCGCTCGCCGTCAAGCGCGGCAGCTGCGTCCCGCAGAGCGCGATAGCCGAGCTGGCCGCTGCCGGCCTGGACGGCATCGAGGTCGACCACATGGACCACGACGACGCCACCCGCGCCCGGCTGCGCGGGCTCGCCGCCGACCTCGGGTTGCTGACCACCGGCTCCAGCGACTACCACGGCAGCCGCAAGACCTGTCGCCTCGGCGACTACACCACCGACCCCGAGGTCTACGGGGAGATCGTGCGCCGGTCCACCGGCGCCTTCCCCGTCCCCGGCGCGGGCGGCTGA
- a CDS encoding DUF6758 family protein, with protein sequence MRGEPSCPKCGGRVRTPGLFSDTWQCAVHGAVHPLQPVVPPSVEALGVVVHRAQVPVWMPWPLPVGWLFTGVACAGDDRSGGRATAVACSGPGPLGGPGELLLVAEELGVGLGARYAGIDGPDPGLHLRVDKPPNAKVLAAGRPTPMWQVHGAPADRAVFAGEARGLWLWAIAWPEQSALLMYDELVLTDLREAGAEVDLLPCGALSPRILS encoded by the coding sequence ATGAGGGGCGAACCCAGTTGCCCAAAGTGCGGAGGCCGGGTGCGGACGCCCGGTCTCTTTTCCGATACCTGGCAGTGCGCCGTCCATGGCGCCGTGCACCCGCTCCAGCCGGTCGTCCCGCCGAGCGTCGAGGCGCTCGGCGTTGTCGTGCACCGCGCACAGGTACCGGTATGGATGCCCTGGCCGCTACCGGTCGGCTGGCTGTTCACCGGTGTGGCCTGCGCCGGTGACGACCGCAGCGGCGGTCGGGCGACCGCCGTCGCCTGCTCCGGCCCCGGGCCGCTCGGCGGCCCCGGTGAACTCCTGCTGGTCGCCGAGGAGCTGGGCGTCGGACTCGGCGCCCGCTACGCCGGCATCGACGGCCCCGACCCCGGCCTGCATCTGCGCGTCGACAAGCCGCCGAACGCGAAGGTGTTGGCCGCCGGCCGCCCGACCCCGATGTGGCAGGTTCATGGCGCCCCGGCTGACCGCGCGGTCTTCGCCGGCGAGGCCCGCGGGCTGTGGCTGTGGGCCATCGCCTGGCCGGAGCAGTCCGCGCTGCTGATGTACGACGAACTGGTGCTGACCGATCTGAGGGAGGCCGGCGCCGAAGTCGATCTACTGCCCTGCGGGGCCCTGTCGCCGAGGATTCTGAGCTGA
- a CDS encoding suppressor of fused domain protein produces the protein MSDVLELVEARLRTALGEPDARAAVTFLGTDRIEVLRFVDGDVLRYATLGMSAQPMADPTAVVADPLRGPRAELLLSVRAGRAETDKVLRPLAVLAASPQVEGVIVASGASLDVGEPLWPGAPFTSVLVGASGGLVEDLELDEPMDPVRFLPLLPMTPNEAAWKRVHGAEALQARWLERGTDLRDPLRAGVPLD, from the coding sequence ATGTCTGACGTTCTTGAGCTGGTCGAGGCCCGGTTGCGCACGGCGCTGGGCGAACCGGACGCGCGAGCCGCCGTCACCTTCCTCGGTACCGACCGCATCGAGGTGCTCCGCTTCGTCGACGGGGACGTGCTCCGTTACGCCACCCTCGGGATGTCCGCCCAGCCGATGGCCGACCCCACCGCGGTGGTCGCCGACCCGCTCCGCGGCCCGCGGGCCGAACTCCTGCTGTCCGTGCGGGCCGGCCGCGCGGAGACCGACAAGGTGCTCCGGCCGCTTGCCGTCCTCGCCGCGTCGCCTCAGGTCGAGGGCGTGATCGTGGCTTCCGGGGCGTCGTTGGACGTCGGCGAGCCGCTGTGGCCCGGGGCGCCGTTCACCTCGGTCCTGGTGGGGGCCTCCGGCGGCCTCGTCGAGGATCTGGAGCTGGACGAGCCCATGGATCCGGTGCGGTTCCTGCCGCTGCTGCCGATGACGCCCAACGAGGCCGCCTGGAAGCGGGTGCACGGTGCCGAGGCGCTGCAGGCGCGCTGGCTGGAGCGGGGCACCGACCTGCGCGATCCGCTGCGCGCCGGCGTGCCGCTGGACTGA
- a CDS encoding magnesium and cobalt transport protein CorA: MSMIRDLRAAVRPARRRDDSPYRTESAAPACANSAIVDCGVYRDGQRVRGHLAPGEAIAGVRDEGGFVWIGLHEPTEAEFAGIAQEFGLHPLAVEDAVHAHQRPKLERYDDTLFTVFKTVHYVEHAELTSTSEVVETGEVMCFTGPNFIVTVRHGGQGSLRALRHRLQEDQERLAKGPSAVLHAIADQVVDGYMAVAGAVQDDIDEVEIDVFSSGTNGKGAGGKGAAKGGDAGRIYQLKREVLEFKRAVSPLLRPMQLLSERPMRLVDSGIQKYFRDVADHLARVNEQVLSFDDLLNSILQANLAQAAVAQNEDMRKITAWAAIFAVPTMIAGIYGMNFTYMPELHWKYGYPAMMLVTVTICLGIHRGFKRNGWL, from the coding sequence ATGTCGATGATCCGCGACCTGCGCGCCGCCGTCCGACCGGCTCGACGCCGCGACGACTCCCCCTACCGCACCGAATCCGCCGCCCCGGCCTGCGCCAACAGCGCCATCGTCGACTGCGGCGTGTACCGCGACGGCCAGCGGGTGCGCGGGCACCTCGCCCCGGGCGAGGCGATCGCCGGCGTCCGGGACGAGGGCGGCTTCGTCTGGATCGGCCTGCACGAGCCGACCGAGGCCGAATTCGCCGGCATCGCCCAGGAGTTCGGGCTGCACCCGCTCGCCGTGGAGGACGCCGTCCACGCCCACCAGCGGCCCAAGCTGGAGCGGTACGACGACACCCTGTTCACCGTCTTCAAGACCGTGCACTACGTCGAGCACGCCGAGCTGACCTCGACCAGCGAGGTGGTGGAGACCGGCGAGGTGATGTGTTTCACGGGCCCGAACTTCATCGTCACCGTCCGGCACGGCGGCCAGGGCTCGCTGCGCGCGCTGCGGCACCGCCTCCAGGAGGACCAGGAGCGGCTGGCCAAGGGCCCGTCCGCGGTACTGCACGCCATCGCCGACCAGGTCGTCGACGGCTACATGGCGGTGGCCGGCGCGGTCCAGGACGACATCGACGAGGTGGAGATCGACGTCTTCAGCTCGGGCACCAACGGCAAGGGCGCCGGCGGCAAGGGGGCCGCGAAGGGCGGTGACGCCGGGCGGATCTACCAACTCAAGCGTGAGGTACTGGAGTTCAAGCGCGCAGTGTCCCCGCTGCTGCGGCCGATGCAGCTGCTGAGCGAGCGCCCGATGCGGCTGGTGGACAGCGGCATCCAGAAGTACTTCCGGGACGTCGCCGACCACCTGGCGCGGGTCAACGAGCAGGTGCTGTCCTTCGACGACCTGCTGAACTCCATCCTCCAGGCCAACCTCGCGCAGGCCGCCGTCGCGCAGAACGAGGACATGCGCAAGATCACCGCCTGGGCGGCCATCTTCGCCGTCCCCACGATGATCGCCGGCATCTACGGCATGAACTTCACGTACATGCCGGAGCTGCACTGGAAGTACGGCTACCCGGCGATGATGCTCGTCACGGTCACCATCTGTCTGGGGATCCACCGCGGCTTCAAGCGCAACGGCTGGCTGTAG
- a CDS encoding magnesium transporter MgtE N-terminal domain-containing protein: MAVVTPRIFVSHLSGIAVFDPNGDQVGRLRDLVALLRVGDRPPRLLGLVVEVISRRRIFVPMTRVTGVESGQIVTTGVVNMRRFEQRASETLVFGELLDRRVRLVETGEEVTVLDIGITQLPARRDWEIDKVFVRRGKGGALRRKGETLTVEWSAVTGFSLEEHGQGAENLLATFEQLRPADLAGVLHHLTPKRRAEVAAALDDDRLADVMEELPEDDQVEIIGKLKDERAADVLEAMDPDDAADLLSELPEDEKERLLTLMRPEEAADVRRLMSYEERTAGGLMTTEPIVLRPDATVADALARVRDPDLSPALAAQVYVCRPPDETPTGKYLGLVHFQRLLRDPPFTLVSFIVDTDLPALPPDTPLPEVTSYLAAYNMVAAPVVDEGGALLGAVTVDDVLDHLLPDDWREAGLHGRTATGDDAVEPHGKTADGP, translated from the coding sequence ATGGCGGTGGTCACTCCCCGGATCTTCGTCTCCCACCTCTCCGGCATCGCCGTGTTCGACCCCAACGGCGACCAGGTCGGGCGGCTGCGGGACCTCGTCGCGCTGCTCCGGGTCGGGGACCGCCCGCCGCGGCTGCTGGGGCTGGTGGTCGAAGTGATCAGCCGGCGCCGGATCTTCGTGCCGATGACCCGGGTGACCGGCGTGGAGTCCGGCCAGATCGTCACCACCGGCGTGGTCAACATGCGGCGCTTCGAGCAGCGGGCGTCGGAGACGCTGGTCTTCGGCGAGCTGTTGGACCGGCGGGTGCGGCTGGTCGAGACCGGCGAGGAGGTCACCGTGCTCGACATCGGCATCACCCAGCTGCCGGCCCGCCGCGACTGGGAGATCGACAAGGTCTTCGTCCGGCGCGGGAAGGGCGGGGCGCTGCGGCGCAAGGGCGAGACGCTGACGGTGGAGTGGTCGGCGGTGACCGGCTTCTCCCTGGAGGAGCACGGGCAGGGCGCGGAGAACCTCCTCGCCACCTTCGAGCAGCTGCGCCCGGCGGACCTGGCCGGCGTCCTGCACCACCTGACCCCCAAGCGCCGCGCCGAGGTCGCCGCGGCGCTCGACGACGACCGGCTGGCCGACGTCATGGAGGAGCTGCCGGAGGACGACCAGGTCGAGATCATCGGCAAGCTGAAGGACGAACGGGCCGCCGACGTCCTGGAGGCGATGGACCCGGACGACGCCGCCGACCTGCTCTCCGAACTCCCCGAGGACGAGAAGGAGCGTCTGCTGACCCTGATGCGCCCGGAGGAGGCGGCGGACGTCCGGCGGCTGATGTCCTACGAGGAGCGCACCGCGGGCGGCCTGATGACCACCGAGCCGATCGTGCTGCGCCCGGACGCCACCGTCGCGGACGCGCTGGCCCGGGTGCGCGACCCGGACCTCTCCCCCGCGCTCGCCGCCCAGGTGTACGTCTGCCGCCCGCCGGACGAGACGCCGACCGGCAAGTACCTGGGCCTGGTGCACTTCCAACGGCTGTTGCGGGACCCGCCGTTCACCCTCGTCAGCTTCATCGTGGACACCGATCTGCCGGCCCTGCCGCCGGACACCCCGCTGCCCGAGGTGACCAGCTACCTGGCCGCGTACAACATGGTCGCGGCGCCGGTGGTGGACGAGGGCGGGGCGCTGCTGGGCGCGGTCACCGTCGACGACGTGCTGGATCACCTGCTGCCGGACGACTGGCGGGAGGCCGGGCTGCACGGCCGCACGGCCACCGGCGACGATGCCGTCGAGCCGCACGGGAAGACCGCCGATGGGCCCTGA
- a CDS encoding DUF1003 domain-containing protein: MGPEDRENPKERRMHGASAVRRGGAGERSRGSEPRPRVRLDLPRVPRRTFFPEYDPEAFGRMSEKIARFLGTGRFIVWMTVTIILWIGWNVTVPGSLRFDNYPFIFLTLALSLQASYAAPLILLAQNRQDNRDRVTHEQDRKQNERSIADTEYLTREIAALRMGLGEVATRDWIRSELEDLLRELELRQTADGEHPERDERDR; this comes from the coding sequence ATGGGCCCTGAGGACCGGGAGAACCCCAAGGAGCGGCGGATGCACGGTGCCTCGGCGGTGCGCCGGGGCGGCGCCGGGGAGCGGTCCCGGGGCTCCGAGCCGCGGCCGCGGGTGCGGCTGGACCTCCCGCGGGTACCGCGCCGGACGTTCTTCCCGGAGTACGACCCGGAGGCGTTCGGGCGGATGTCCGAGAAGATCGCCCGCTTCCTGGGGACCGGCCGCTTCATCGTCTGGATGACGGTCACGATCATCCTGTGGATCGGCTGGAACGTCACCGTGCCCGGCTCTCTGCGGTTCGACAACTACCCGTTCATCTTCCTGACCCTGGCGCTCTCGCTGCAGGCGTCGTACGCGGCGCCGCTGATCCTGCTGGCGCAGAACCGCCAGGACAACCGCGACCGGGTCACCCACGAGCAGGACCGCAAGCAGAACGAGCGCTCCATCGCCGACACCGAGTATCTGACCCGGGAGATCGCGGCACTGCGGATGGGCCTGGGCGAGGTCGCCACCCGCGACTGGATCCGCTCCGAACTGGAGGATCTGCTGCGGGAGCTGGAACTGCGACAGACGGCCGACGGCGAGCACCCGGAGCGTGACGAACGCGACCGCTGA
- a CDS encoding Mrp/NBP35 family ATP-binding protein, with translation MATDTPQPNGSAPSEDAIREALATVNDPEIHRPITELGMVKSVDVAADGSVAVVVYLTVSGCPMRETIISNVREAVERVPGVTRAAVELDVMSDEQRRELATALRGGTAEREVPFAKPGSLTRVYAVASGKGGVGKSSVTVNLAAAMAADGLKVGVVDADIYGHSVPRMLGADGRPTQVENMIMPPSANGVKVISIGMFTPGNAPVVWRGPMLHRALQQFLADVYWGDLDVLLLDLPPGTGDIAISVAQLVPNAEILVVTTPQQAAAEVAERAGSIAVQTHQKIVGVVENMSGLPCPHCDEMVDVFGTGGGERVAEGLTKTTGTQVPVLGAIPIDVRLREGGDEGKPVVLTDPDSPAGAAIRAIAGKLGGRQRGLAGMSLGITPRNKF, from the coding sequence ATGGCAACAGACACGCCCCAGCCCAACGGCTCCGCGCCGAGCGAGGACGCGATCCGCGAAGCGCTCGCGACGGTCAACGACCCCGAGATCCACCGCCCCATCACCGAACTGGGGATGGTCAAATCGGTGGATGTCGCCGCGGACGGCTCGGTGGCGGTCGTGGTCTACCTCACGGTCTCCGGCTGCCCGATGCGGGAGACGATCATCAGCAACGTCCGCGAGGCCGTCGAGCGGGTGCCCGGTGTGACCCGCGCCGCGGTCGAGCTGGACGTGATGAGCGACGAGCAGCGGCGGGAGCTGGCCACGGCGCTGCGCGGCGGCACCGCCGAGCGGGAGGTCCCCTTCGCCAAGCCCGGCTCGCTGACCCGGGTCTACGCGGTGGCCTCCGGCAAGGGCGGCGTCGGCAAGTCGTCGGTGACGGTCAACCTCGCCGCCGCGATGGCCGCCGACGGCCTCAAGGTCGGCGTGGTCGACGCCGACATCTACGGCCATTCGGTGCCCCGGATGCTCGGTGCGGACGGGCGGCCCACCCAGGTCGAGAACATGATCATGCCCCCGTCGGCCAACGGCGTGAAGGTCATCTCGATCGGCATGTTCACGCCGGGCAACGCCCCGGTCGTCTGGCGCGGCCCGATGCTGCACCGCGCCCTCCAGCAGTTCCTCGCCGACGTCTACTGGGGCGACCTGGACGTCCTCCTGCTGGACCTGCCCCCGGGCACCGGCGACATCGCCATCTCGGTGGCCCAGCTCGTCCCGAACGCCGAGATCCTGGTGGTCACCACCCCGCAGCAGGCCGCCGCCGAGGTCGCCGAGCGGGCCGGTTCGATCGCCGTGCAGACCCACCAGAAGATCGTCGGCGTGGTGGAGAACATGTCCGGGCTGCCCTGCCCGCACTGCGACGAGATGGTCGACGTCTTCGGCACCGGCGGCGGCGAGCGGGTCGCCGAGGGCCTGACGAAGACCACCGGCACGCAGGTCCCGGTGCTCGGCGCCATCCCGATCGACGTCCGGCTGCGCGAGGGCGGCGACGAGGGCAAGCCGGTGGTGCTGACCGATCCGGACTCCCCCGCCGGTGCGGCGATCCGCGCCATCGCGGGCAAGCTGGGCGGCCGTCAGCGCGGTCTGGCGGGCATGTCGCTGGGGATCACCCCGCGCAACAAGTTCTGA
- a CDS encoding sec-independent translocase → MFFDIGPLELVAIVVLAVLIFGPDKLPKVIQDVTGFIRKVRAFSDSAKEDIRSELGPEFKDFEFEDLKPRNFVRKHVLEKDEYGLRELAEIRDGFDLKKEMADVTEAVRDSTAPRPAPAAPAASGGAPLSLSKESPAASGGRPDMFTKGADPSRREPPPFDADAT, encoded by the coding sequence GTGTTCTTCGACATAGGACCCCTAGAGCTGGTTGCGATCGTGGTCCTCGCGGTGCTCATCTTCGGCCCGGACAAACTGCCCAAGGTCATCCAGGACGTGACGGGGTTCATCCGTAAGGTCCGGGCGTTCTCCGACAGCGCCAAGGAGGACATCCGCAGCGAGCTCGGCCCGGAGTTCAAGGACTTCGAGTTCGAGGACCTCAAGCCGCGGAACTTCGTCCGCAAGCACGTGCTGGAGAAGGACGAGTACGGCCTGCGGGAGCTCGCCGAGATCCGCGACGGCTTCGACCTGAAGAAGGAGATGGCCGACGTCACCGAGGCGGTCCGGGACTCCACCGCGCCCCGTCCGGCGCCGGCTGCCCCCGCCGCGTCCGGTGGTGCGCCCCTGAGCCTCTCCAAGGAATCCCCGGCCGCGTCCGGCGGCCGACCGGACATGTTCACCAAGGGCGCCGACCCGTCCCGCCGGGAGCCGCCCCCGTTCGACGCCGACGCGACCTGA
- a CDS encoding S1C family serine protease: protein MDDAKAAGPKLKWWSRPEQVPGPGQSAPAAAGEPEPGASGAEASGDWVVRPPQPAPTAAARTAPDAAGAAAATEAAEGTDAAGAAGFQEAGAERELAAAPAEMSGAAPAAEAAGAHPVEDATAAPAPAERPAATMTLGQVPAGARTDQLPDPRTEPPVAPDAAPPAAPPAPTGGVPRQRPLHPEDPYGTPPYGGPGPWAPAPLVQRPTATPAHGTVLPPAPPAPPAPAPAAHAAPQDAPAGPVAAPRPTGPELAEGGFVPHPGDGGPRPAPPAAPAAWQQYDPWSAPRPAGPAVAPRPRPRGRRSGLVAGAVALALLAGGVGGVAGAYVERYGGIDDIKLPQVAGDAGSRSPESVAGIARAALPGVVTLHVRGNAEQGTGTGFVLDRQGHILTNNHVVEPAGTGGEISVTFSGGQTARAKVVGRDGGYDLAVVQVEGVTGLHPLTLGDSDAAQVGDPVVAIGAPYDLANTVTSGIISAKQRPITAGGKKGDGGDVSYVDALQTDAPINPGNSGGPLVDAKARVIGINSAIRAADSGSGGLDGGGQGGSIGLGFAIPINQAKRVAEELINTGRATHPVIGVTLEMEYAGDGARVTEGGKTGAPPVTPGGPGAKAGIRPGDVITRVDGAPVHSGEELIIKVRSHRPGDTLTLTVQRGGAERPVRLTLGSSSGS, encoded by the coding sequence ATGGACGACGCGAAGGCCGCCGGGCCCAAGCTGAAGTGGTGGAGCCGCCCGGAGCAGGTTCCGGGGCCCGGGCAGTCCGCTCCGGCGGCGGCCGGGGAGCCGGAGCCCGGTGCGTCCGGGGCCGAGGCGTCGGGCGACTGGGTCGTCCGTCCGCCGCAGCCCGCGCCCACGGCGGCGGCCCGCACGGCGCCGGACGCCGCAGGTGCCGCAGCGGCCACGGAGGCCGCGGAAGGCACGGATGCCGCGGGAGCCGCGGGTTTCCAAGAGGCCGGTGCAGAACGGGAGTTGGCCGCCGCGCCGGCGGAGATGTCCGGGGCGGCGCCCGCGGCGGAGGCCGCCGGTGCCCACCCCGTCGAGGACGCGACGGCCGCGCCCGCCCCCGCGGAGCGCCCCGCCGCGACCATGACGCTCGGTCAGGTGCCCGCCGGTGCCCGGACCGATCAGCTGCCCGACCCGCGCACCGAGCCCCCGGTGGCGCCCGACGCCGCACCCCCTGCCGCGCCCCCCGCCCCCACCGGCGGCGTGCCGCGGCAGCGGCCACTGCACCCCGAGGACCCGTACGGCACGCCGCCCTACGGCGGCCCCGGCCCGTGGGCGCCGGCCCCGCTCGTCCAGCGCCCGACGGCCACGCCCGCCCACGGCACCGTGCTCCCGCCCGCGCCACCCGCTCCGCCCGCCCCGGCGCCGGCGGCCCACGCCGCCCCGCAGGACGCCCCGGCCGGCCCCGTCGCCGCACCGAGGCCGACCGGCCCCGAGCTGGCCGAGGGCGGCTTCGTCCCGCACCCCGGAGACGGCGGCCCCCGCCCCGCGCCCCCGGCCGCGCCCGCCGCCTGGCAGCAGTACGACCCCTGGAGCGCGCCCCGGCCCGCCGGGCCGGCCGTCGCGCCCCGGCCCCGGCCGCGCGGCCGGCGCTCCGGGCTGGTGGCCGGCGCCGTGGCGTTGGCGCTGCTGGCCGGCGGCGTCGGCGGGGTGGCCGGCGCATACGTCGAGCGGTACGGCGGCATCGACGACATCAAGCTGCCCCAGGTGGCGGGGGACGCGGGGAGCCGCAGCCCGGAGAGCGTGGCCGGGATCGCCCGGGCGGCGCTGCCCGGCGTGGTGACCCTGCACGTCCGGGGCAACGCCGAGCAGGGCACCGGCACCGGCTTCGTGCTCGACCGGCAGGGGCACATCCTCACCAACAACCACGTCGTCGAGCCGGCCGGGACCGGCGGCGAGATATCGGTGACGTTCAGCGGCGGGCAGACCGCCCGGGCGAAGGTCGTCGGGCGGGACGGCGGCTACGACCTCGCGGTGGTCCAGGTCGAGGGCGTCACCGGGCTGCACCCGCTCACCCTCGGCGATTCGGACGCGGCCCAGGTCGGCGACCCGGTGGTGGCGATCGGCGCGCCCTACGACCTCGCCAACACCGTCACGTCCGGGATCATCAGCGCCAAGCAGCGACCGATCACCGCGGGCGGCAAGAAGGGCGACGGCGGCGATGTGTCGTACGTCGACGCGCTGCAGACCGACGCACCCATAAACCCGGGCAACTCGGGCGGGCCCCTGGTGGACGCCAAGGCCCGGGTGATCGGGATCAACAGTGCGATCCGGGCGGCCGACAGCGGCAGTGGCGGGCTGGACGGCGGCGGCCAGGGCGGCTCCATCGGGCTGGGCTTCGCCATACCGATCAATCAGGCCAAGCGGGTGGCCGAGGAGCTGATCAACACCGGCCGGGCCACCCACCCGGTGATCGGCGTCACGCTGGAGATGGAGTACGCCGGCGACGGCGCGCGGGTCACCGAGGGCGGCAAGACGGGCGCGCCGCCGGTCACCCCCGGCGGTCCCGGTGCCAAGGCCGGCATCCGGCCGGGCGACGTCATCACCCGGGTGGACGGAGCGCCGGTGCACAGTGGTGAGGAGCTGATCATCAAGGTCCGCAGCCACCGGCCGGGGGACACGCTCACGCTGACGGTCCAGCGGGGCGGCGCGGAACGGCCCGTCCGGCTGACACTGGGTTCCTCAAGCGGGAGCTGA
- a CDS encoding anti-sigma factor family protein, with the protein MSGSGGPSPAEQHLGDRLAALVDGELGHDARERVLAHLATCGKCKAEADAQRRLKSVFAQALSPGPSEGLLARLQQLPGGDPDGPGSRLGNGTFGRGEFVRGDGAFRYVPSDDHLGGAMAAVAAPSRARGFRVQEPERGVPQRRRLAFAAAGAVSLAAFALGGALPLEAAVDVPGPRAEGSGTAVTPLGARPAAGSGVFSGGAEGPTTREPGPGSWPSASDPTGAPAPSPMSLLAPGESRPSDAVPAFSPAPGRFGLSPLIAATGPAADFRFAQLSALSGNAPVSHVPPSLPPLEPMRPLLGSPAPTGQAASGPH; encoded by the coding sequence GTGAGCGGCAGTGGCGGTCCGTCCCCCGCCGAGCAGCATCTCGGCGACCGCCTCGCGGCCCTGGTCGACGGTGAACTGGGGCACGACGCACGGGAGCGGGTGCTGGCGCACCTCGCGACGTGCGGGAAGTGCAAGGCGGAGGCCGACGCGCAGCGCCGGCTGAAAAGCGTGTTCGCGCAGGCGCTGTCCCCCGGGCCCTCCGAGGGGCTGCTGGCGCGCCTTCAGCAGTTGCCCGGCGGCGATCCCGACGGGCCCGGCAGCCGGCTGGGCAACGGCACCTTCGGTCGCGGCGAGTTCGTCCGCGGCGACGGTGCGTTCCGTTACGTGCCCTCGGACGACCACCTCGGTGGTGCCATGGCGGCCGTCGCCGCCCCGTCCCGGGCGCGCGGCTTTCGGGTGCAGGAGCCGGAGCGCGGCGTCCCGCAGCGGCGCCGGCTCGCGTTCGCGGCGGCCGGGGCGGTCTCGTTGGCGGCGTTCGCGCTCGGTGGCGCCCTCCCGCTGGAGGCCGCCGTCGACGTGCCCGGCCCCCGCGCCGAGGGCAGCGGCACCGCGGTCACCCCGCTCGGCGCCCGTCCCGCGGCCGGCTCCGGCGTCTTCTCCGGCGGTGCGGAGGGCCCGACCACGCGTGAGCCCGGTCCCGGGTCCTGGCCCTCCGCCAGCGACCCCACGGGCGCTCCCGCGCCGAGCCCGATGTCCCTGCTCGCGCCGGGCGAGAGCCGCCCCTCGGACGCGGTGCCGGCGTTCAGCCCCGCGCCCGGCCGTTTCGGACTCTCGCCGCTGATAGCCGCCACGGGCCCGGCGGCGGATTTCCGCTTCGCCCAGTTGTCCGCCTTGAGTGGCAACGCCCCGGTAAGTCATGTGCCGCCGTCGCTGCCGCCCCTGGAGCCGATGCGGCCGCTGCTCGGCTCGCCGGCCCCCACCGGCCAGGCCGCCTCCGGCCCGCACTGA